A stretch of Chloracidobacterium validum DNA encodes these proteins:
- a CDS encoding response regulator: protein MAKILLVEDNEMNRDMLARRLTKRGFDVDVAIDGAQGVEMAAQLVPDLILMDMSLPVINGWEATQQIKANPTTAHIPVIALTAHAMAGDREKALSAGCDDYDTKPIDIPRLLDKINAALSLKK, encoded by the coding sequence GTGGCGAAAATTCTCCTGGTTGAAGACAACGAGATGAACCGCGACATGCTCGCCCGGCGCTTGACCAAGCGTGGCTTTGACGTTGATGTGGCGATAGATGGGGCCCAGGGCGTTGAAATGGCCGCCCAGCTCGTTCCTGACCTGATTTTGATGGATATGAGCCTGCCGGTCATCAATGGTTGGGAGGCCACCCAGCAAATCAAAGCAAACCCCACCACCGCCCACATTCCGGTCATTGCCTTGACGGCGCACGCCATGGCCGGAGATCGTGAAAAGGCGCTCTCCGCCGGATGCGACGATTACGACACCAAGCCGATTGATATTCCGCGCCTGCTCGACAAAATCAACGCCGCGCTGAGCCTCAAGAAGTGA
- a CDS encoding response regulator — MSFDLNQDGKLTPRGKLRKPSAASVLLGELRHELRTPLNAIIGYSELLLEDAEEGSLLRLELDGIYATGQDLLRIVNSTLDAARIDATSAQPKLQNFGETLYQDTYTLLQDILAHTTQAQAMAAADARPDIEKIHQSAEYLASLIQTLFSLSAFDDDLELADIVAQSRNAPTVERFVADRQATSGEFYGQILVVDDNALNRDLLTLRLAQQRYAVVTARNGREALELVAGGAFDLILLDIMMPELDGFETLRRLKENVISRDIPVIMISAVDEIDSVVRCIEMGAEDYLPKPFSLPLLRARVGTCFEKKRLRDHEKAYLRHVARLTEAAAAVEVGTFSETLLAEVAIRNDELGRLARVFQEMAAEIKAREAVLEMKIRERTAEVEAQRNALAASNTRILDSIRYALRIQQAMLPSLDHIASHVPELFTLYRAKDIVSGDFYWFHTFDDELILAVADCTGHGVPGSLMSIVGMNGLNQIVLQNHVTQPAEILKQLHAHIRAVLKQDRHGGQFEFQLDSMDIGVCHVLKGERRLMFAGARRPLFIVADDGQLAVIPGNRLSVGGRQHARERAFEAFEAPLDANATYYLTTDGFADQPDANGEKFGTPRFRDLLTTLAGQPLEMQRTTLEKQFDQLLTFGPQRDDVTVLGFRA; from the coding sequence ATGTCTTTCGATCTGAACCAAGATGGCAAACTGACGCCGCGCGGCAAGCTACGGAAACCGTCGGCAGCTTCGGTTCTGCTTGGCGAACTACGCCATGAACTCCGCACACCGCTCAATGCCATCATTGGCTACAGCGAGCTTTTGCTTGAAGACGCCGAGGAAGGCTCGCTCCTCCGGCTGGAACTCGACGGCATCTACGCCACTGGCCAGGACTTACTGCGAATTGTCAACAGCACTCTCGATGCGGCCCGCATTGACGCTACTAGCGCGCAACCCAAGCTGCAAAATTTTGGGGAGACGCTCTACCAGGACACGTACACCCTCCTACAGGATATCTTGGCGCACACCACGCAGGCGCAGGCGATGGCCGCTGCCGATGCCCGGCCGGATATCGAAAAAATTCACCAGTCGGCCGAATATTTGGCGTCGCTCATCCAGACGCTCTTTAGCCTGTCAGCCTTTGATGACGACTTGGAACTTGCTGATATTGTGGCGCAAAGCCGCAATGCCCCAACCGTCGAGCGGTTCGTTGCCGACCGACAAGCGACCTCCGGCGAGTTTTACGGACAAATCCTGGTGGTGGACGACAACGCGCTCAACCGCGACCTCCTGACACTCCGCTTGGCACAGCAACGGTATGCCGTCGTTACGGCACGCAACGGACGCGAGGCGCTGGAACTAGTCGCGGGCGGGGCGTTTGACCTGATTCTACTCGACATCATGATGCCTGAACTGGACGGGTTCGAGACGCTGCGCCGGCTCAAGGAAAATGTCATCTCCCGTGACATCCCGGTGATCATGATTTCCGCCGTGGATGAAATTGACAGTGTTGTGCGGTGCATTGAAATGGGGGCCGAAGACTACCTGCCCAAGCCATTCAGTCTGCCGCTGCTACGGGCGCGGGTTGGAACCTGCTTTGAGAAAAAGCGGTTGCGTGACCATGAAAAAGCTTACTTGCGTCATGTCGCCCGACTCACTGAGGCAGCGGCGGCAGTTGAAGTCGGCACGTTTTCCGAAACGCTACTTGCCGAGGTCGCCATCCGTAACGACGAACTTGGACGGCTGGCGCGGGTGTTCCAGGAGATGGCCGCAGAAATCAAAGCCCGTGAAGCGGTGCTGGAAATGAAAATCCGGGAACGCACCGCCGAGGTCGAAGCCCAGCGCAACGCTCTTGCGGCAAGCAACACGCGCATTCTCGACAGCATTCGGTACGCGCTGCGCATTCAGCAGGCCATGTTGCCATCGCTCGATCACATCGCCAGCCATGTGCCGGAATTATTCACGCTTTACCGGGCGAAAGACATTGTGTCGGGCGACTTCTATTGGTTCCACACCTTTGACGATGAACTCATCCTAGCGGTTGCTGACTGCACCGGGCACGGTGTTCCCGGCTCGCTGATGTCCATTGTGGGGATGAACGGGCTCAACCAGATCGTGCTACAAAATCACGTCACGCAGCCGGCCGAGATTCTCAAGCAGCTTCACGCACACATTCGCGCGGTACTCAAACAGGATCGCCACGGTGGGCAGTTCGAGTTTCAGCTTGACTCGATGGATATTGGCGTGTGCCACGTCCTCAAGGGCGAACGCCGTTTAATGTTTGCCGGGGCGCGCCGCCCATTGTTCATCGTGGCCGATGATGGGCAGTTGGCAGTTATCCCTGGGAACCGGCTCTCGGTAGGCGGCCGGCAGCATGCCCGCGAACGGGCGTTTGAAGCGTTTGAAGCGCCGCTGGACGCCAATGCCACCTACTATCTGACCACCGATGGCTTTGCCGACCAGCCGGACGCCAACGGCGAGAAATTCGGCACGCCACGTTTCCGTGACCTGCTCACGACGCTGGCCGGTCAACCACTGGAAATGCAGCGTACAACGCTCGAAAAGCAATTCGACCAGTTGCTGACATTCGGGCCGCAGCGAGATGATGTGACAGTGCTTGGCTTTCGGGCTTGA
- a CDS encoding GNAT family N-acetyltransferase, with protein MRLPEDVTLRPATDADGEAIRHLIFGVLREYGLQPEPDGTDADLFAITATYEQSGGWFACLVRDDGTVVGTVALFNVDAVTCELRKMYLAREVRGQGLGAFLLRQAIETARRLGFQWMVLETASVLKEAIALYERAGFQRVTQPNHSCRCDAVYRLGLVREGDQG; from the coding sequence ATGCGTTTACCTGAAGACGTGACCTTGCGTCCGGCAACTGACGCCGACGGCGAGGCAATCCGGCACCTAATCTTTGGCGTTTTGCGTGAATATGGGCTGCAACCGGAGCCGGACGGAACGGATGCCGACCTGTTTGCCATTACTGCCACGTATGAGCAGTCCGGCGGCTGGTTTGCCTGTTTGGTGCGGGATGATGGCACGGTGGTCGGCACAGTTGCGCTTTTCAATGTGGACGCCGTGACATGCGAGTTACGGAAAATGTACTTGGCGCGGGAAGTGCGCGGGCAAGGCCTGGGAGCCTTTCTCTTGCGCCAGGCCATCGAAACAGCCCGGCGGCTGGGTTTTCAGTGGATGGTCCTAGAAACCGCCAGCGTCTTGAAGGAAGCCATCGCTCTCTATGAACGAGCTGGCTTTCAGCGGGTGACGCAGCCCAATCATTCCTGCCGATGTGACGCGGTGTACCGGCTTGGTCTGGTTCGTGAAGGAGATCAGGGCTGA
- a CDS encoding alpha/beta fold hydrolase encodes MTQLAHITRLVARLGKKPNIAPTPSRTVYQENKLRVLGYEPARKRRKPAAPVLIVNSLVNKYYILDLTPGKSFVAYLAGEGIPVYMIDWGVPDAGDARLTLAHHVNQYLAHSVEAVCADAQAEQVALLGYCMGGTLALMYTALHPARVRGLALLATPVDFNNDAILNLWTRRDYFDVDKLVDTLGNPPEQLLQSTFMMMKPTKNLTKYVDLLQNAENDDFVETFLAFDYWVNDVVSLPGETFRQFVKWCYQENQLVQGKLKLGRRVVRLEQITVPLLNVVANHDDVVPRVSSEALMPLVGSQKKALLAVNGGHHGLSIGKSAVDVVWPGIARWVRQL; translated from the coding sequence ATGACCCAACTGGCGCACATCACGCGCTTGGTCGCGCGTCTCGGCAAGAAGCCGAACATTGCTCCGACGCCGTCGCGTACCGTCTATCAGGAAAACAAACTGCGGGTCCTCGGATATGAACCGGCGCGAAAACGGCGGAAGCCTGCCGCGCCGGTGCTCATCGTCAACTCGCTTGTCAACAAGTACTACATTCTCGACTTGACGCCGGGAAAGAGCTTCGTGGCCTACCTGGCCGGGGAAGGCATCCCGGTTTACATGATTGACTGGGGCGTTCCCGATGCCGGGGATGCCCGACTCACCCTGGCTCATCACGTCAATCAGTATTTGGCCCACAGCGTTGAAGCCGTCTGCGCCGACGCCCAGGCCGAACAGGTCGCGCTGCTTGGGTACTGCATGGGCGGAACGCTTGCCCTGATGTACACGGCACTGCATCCGGCCCGCGTCCGGGGACTGGCGCTTCTGGCGACGCCGGTGGATTTCAACAATGACGCCATCCTGAATCTTTGGACGCGCCGTGATTACTTTGATGTGGACAAACTCGTGGACACGCTGGGCAACCCGCCGGAACAGCTCCTCCAGTCCACCTTCATGATGATGAAGCCCACCAAGAACCTCACCAAGTACGTGGATTTGCTTCAGAACGCCGAAAATGATGACTTTGTTGAGACATTTCTGGCGTTTGATTACTGGGTCAACGATGTCGTCTCGCTGCCGGGGGAGACATTTCGCCAGTTTGTGAAGTGGTGCTACCAGGAAAACCAACTCGTCCAGGGCAAGCTCAAGTTGGGGCGGCGCGTGGTGCGGCTTGAGCAGATTACCGTGCCGCTCCTCAATGTGGTTGCCAACCATGACGACGTCGTGCCGCGCGTTTCTTCGGAGGCGCTGATGCCGCTCGTTGGGAGCCAGAAGAAGGCGTTGCTTGCCGTCAACGGCGGCCACCATGGCCTGTCAATCGGGAAGAGCGCCGTAGATGTCGTGTGGCCAGGCATTGCGCGCTGGGTGCGCCAGTTGTGA
- a CDS encoding S8 family serine peptidase: MPAAFSSRRFWFSALVGVLVTLVAVGFPSRPQAAGWGHRLTMSDVAMPTDFTISLRGFRFDPKTSDPARVLAKRGGYLAEATGDSYQIVQFTDRAQDVWLNHLRSAGVELVQYVPNQAYLAYVPAQARQMVGGQSFVRWMGLYQPAYKLSPELQWLLTGKPGKPSADDTYLVATFKRSGIEAATNRLESIGKVVAVERMPASAVFDVVRVRLTPQAVVQAAQLMEVMSVEPYVPPTLEDERNAHVTAGNYTGVGIDNLAGPGYNPQAQFGSDGSTVTVAVVDDGVEIPSPQGFYITAGNAVAGPPRGADGAASFRGGHGHLCASIIAGTTPFPLTRDPRDYNYGLGVAPGAQIVSVPFITGGAFQGGDTTAVTDSITTLPPNGVRATISNNSWGAGVSTDYGTREAQYDAFTRDASAEGGIDPLLFVFSAGNSGPGAQTLTRPKAAKNVVTVGSSVGIRPELPPVQGVPNTNIDLISDYSSRGPAADGRIKPDVCAPGQQITGPRTTSNQVNFSSIGDDIHIRASGTSFAAPHVSGAAAVFTGWWKANNGGQQPAPALVKAALINGTVDMSAEHPGVPGSSTTAPIPNNVEGWGRVNLRNSIPTGLPTAYVNENVPLLDNGQTYVFTGQVADGSRPLRVTLTYTDVPGAPGANPALVNDLNLLVSVGGQTYRGNVFAGGLSVTGGSHDNRNNIENVFLPPQPAGTPVVVRVTAAALNGDGILGNGDQTDQNFALVISNATPSTPTTPLLSVLSTTATETGGNGNGVIEPCEQGDLTFQLSNDGTPASNLSATLTALTPGVSVVSGTGTVANLGQGQTVTGPTPPFRFQLGPDVPCGQVVQFQLTVNYTGGGSPLVTTLHVPTGVTGGGSYVFTSSSGATIPAGGQLVSGSFQDDALISLTTPFAFSVYGTNVPAGATVVADTNGVLRLASGGTSLFENTALPAPGFGNAPALCVFWDDLDLTVQQSAPPSGIFTQVTGSAPNRQWIIEWRGVRFGTSEVIEVAVVLREGTNRVEYLYAQTGPGNGSGATVGIQAAGSDGANFTQFSFNQGVLTPGLRLDGQVQSQSCGPCLNCTYLIDPPALNLGGDVIPAQTLTVTTGPACAWEATVRNIDAPWIKLISAQLPNGQVITPRMVGQLGDVNRRLAISVTGSATLTIGVGRNPSATPRVGTFFVAGQVVTVTQAGSSGPGAPIGSTMAMFRPSNGYMYLKNRLISDFADNDFFYGLAGDAPLAGDWDGDGIDTPGIYRNVNGVMTFFLINNNTGGFADVSFGFGQPGDVPLAGDWDGNGTVTCGVYRPGAQTFFLRNTNTAGSPDLAVVISGGQANDLPVAGRWTVGSSVTGLGLYRPSTGQFLLKNANVSGAPDATFAVTTSGTVVGPVAGDWLRQGFAAVGVVVNLGGTIQFQLRTTNTSGAPEIRVNYGVPGDVPLIGNWDGQPKPPPVSVP, encoded by the coding sequence ATGCCTGCTGCTTTTTCATCTCGCCGCTTTTGGTTCAGCGCGCTGGTTGGCGTGCTGGTGACACTGGTTGCCGTTGGGTTTCCCAGCCGCCCACAAGCTGCCGGTTGGGGCCACCGCTTGACGATGTCGGACGTTGCGATGCCTACTGATTTCACAATCTCGCTCCGTGGTTTTCGTTTTGACCCAAAGACAAGCGATCCGGCGCGGGTGTTGGCCAAGCGTGGAGGCTACCTGGCCGAAGCCACCGGGGACAGCTACCAGATCGTGCAGTTCACCGACCGTGCTCAGGATGTCTGGTTGAATCACTTGCGGAGCGCGGGCGTTGAGTTGGTGCAGTATGTCCCCAACCAAGCCTACCTGGCCTATGTCCCGGCGCAGGCGCGGCAGATGGTGGGCGGGCAGTCGTTTGTGCGGTGGATGGGGCTGTACCAGCCGGCATACAAGCTCAGCCCGGAACTCCAGTGGTTGCTGACGGGCAAGCCGGGGAAGCCGTCGGCCGATGACACCTACTTGGTGGCCACCTTCAAGCGCTCTGGCATCGAAGCCGCCACGAATCGGCTGGAGTCCATCGGCAAGGTCGTTGCAGTCGAGCGCATGCCGGCGAGTGCGGTCTTTGATGTGGTACGTGTTCGGCTGACGCCGCAGGCTGTTGTCCAGGCGGCGCAACTGATGGAGGTGATGTCTGTTGAGCCATACGTTCCGCCGACGCTGGAGGATGAACGCAACGCGCACGTTACGGCCGGAAACTACACCGGCGTTGGGATTGATAACCTGGCCGGGCCGGGCTACAACCCCCAGGCGCAGTTTGGGAGCGACGGCAGCACGGTGACGGTGGCCGTGGTGGATGACGGCGTCGAGATTCCAAGTCCACAGGGTTTTTACATCACGGCGGGCAATGCCGTTGCCGGGCCGCCACGCGGTGCGGACGGAGCAGCCTCATTTCGCGGCGGGCACGGTCACCTGTGCGCGAGCATCATTGCCGGTACAACGCCCTTCCCACTGACCCGCGACCCACGCGACTACAACTACGGGTTGGGAGTTGCGCCGGGGGCGCAGATTGTGAGCGTACCGTTCATCACCGGCGGGGCTTTTCAGGGAGGCGATACGACGGCCGTCACCGACAGCATCACGACACTGCCGCCCAACGGCGTCCGGGCGACGATTTCAAACAACAGTTGGGGCGCCGGTGTGAGCACGGACTACGGGACTCGTGAAGCCCAGTATGACGCTTTTACTCGTGACGCATCGGCAGAAGGCGGCATTGACCCGCTGCTGTTTGTCTTTTCGGCTGGGAACAGTGGGCCAGGCGCGCAGACGCTGACGCGCCCCAAGGCTGCCAAAAACGTCGTCACCGTGGGGTCATCGGTTGGCATTCGCCCGGAGTTGCCTCCCGTCCAAGGCGTTCCCAACACGAACATTGACCTCATATCTGACTATTCAAGCCGTGGTCCAGCGGCAGATGGACGCATCAAGCCGGATGTCTGTGCGCCAGGGCAGCAGATTACGGGGCCGCGCACAACCTCCAATCAGGTCAATTTTTCTTCCATCGGTGATGACATTCACATCCGTGCCAGCGGCACATCCTTTGCCGCGCCCCATGTTTCCGGTGCGGCAGCCGTTTTTACCGGTTGGTGGAAAGCCAATAACGGCGGGCAACAGCCGGCGCCGGCGCTCGTCAAGGCAGCCCTCATCAACGGCACGGTAGATATGAGCGCCGAGCATCCAGGCGTGCCGGGCAGTAGCACGACCGCGCCCATTCCGAACAATGTGGAAGGGTGGGGGCGTGTCAACTTGCGCAACTCGATTCCCACGGGACTGCCGACTGCCTACGTCAACGAAAATGTCCCATTGCTCGACAACGGTCAAACCTATGTCTTTACCGGGCAAGTTGCCGACGGCAGCCGACCGCTGCGGGTAACGTTGACCTACACAGATGTACCCGGCGCGCCTGGAGCCAACCCAGCGCTGGTCAACGATCTCAATCTGCTCGTGTCAGTCGGCGGGCAGACCTACCGGGGCAATGTCTTTGCCGGTGGACTCTCCGTCACCGGCGGTAGTCATGACAATCGAAACAACATCGAGAATGTTTTTCTGCCGCCCCAGCCGGCCGGGACGCCCGTGGTGGTGCGGGTCACTGCGGCGGCGCTCAACGGCGACGGTATTTTGGGCAACGGCGACCAAACCGACCAAAACTTTGCCCTGGTCATCTCGAATGCGACGCCAAGCACGCCGACCACGCCACTGTTGTCCGTTTTGAGCACGACGGCCACTGAGACCGGCGGCAACGGCAACGGGGTCATCGAGCCATGCGAACAAGGGGACCTCACCTTCCAGTTGAGCAATGACGGTACGCCGGCCAGCAACTTGTCGGCGACCTTGACGGCACTGACGCCAGGGGTGTCTGTGGTCAGCGGAACCGGGACGGTGGCCAATCTGGGGCAGGGGCAGACCGTGACCGGGCCGACACCTCCTTTCCGTTTCCAGCTCGGGCCCGATGTGCCCTGCGGGCAAGTCGTGCAGTTTCAACTGACGGTCAACTATACCGGCGGTGGAAGCCCCCTGGTAACAACCCTGCACGTGCCGACCGGTGTGACCGGCGGTGGCAGCTATGTGTTTACCTCGTCGAGCGGCGCGACGATTCCGGCCGGCGGACAGCTCGTTTCGGGCAGCTTCCAGGATGATGCGCTCATCTCGCTGACGACGCCCTTTGCCTTTTCGGTTTATGGAACCAATGTCCCCGCCGGGGCGACGGTCGTTGCCGACACCAACGGGGTGCTGCGACTGGCCAGCGGGGGGACGTCCTTGTTCGAAAACACTGCGCTGCCAGCGCCTGGGTTTGGCAATGCCCCGGCGTTGTGTGTGTTTTGGGATGACCTTGACCTGACGGTGCAGCAATCCGCACCGCCGAGCGGCATCTTTACGCAAGTGACGGGGAGCGCGCCCAATCGGCAGTGGATCATCGAGTGGCGCGGGGTACGGTTTGGCACGAGTGAGGTCATCGAAGTGGCTGTCGTGCTGCGGGAAGGCACGAACCGCGTCGAATATCTCTACGCGCAGACCGGGCCGGGCAACGGCAGTGGTGCGACGGTGGGTATTCAGGCGGCCGGAAGTGACGGAGCCAACTTCACGCAGTTTTCTTTCAATCAGGGTGTGCTTACACCTGGGTTGCGGCTTGATGGGCAGGTGCAAAGCCAAAGCTGTGGACCCTGCCTGAATTGTACCTATCTTATCGACCCACCTGCGCTGAACCTTGGTGGAGACGTCATCCCGGCACAAACGCTGACGGTGACGACGGGTCCTGCGTGTGCGTGGGAGGCGACGGTGCGCAACATTGACGCGCCGTGGATCAAGCTCATTTCAGCCCAGTTGCCGAATGGGCAAGTCATCACGCCGCGGATGGTGGGGCAGCTTGGGGATGTCAACCGGCGGCTGGCGATTTCGGTGACCGGGAGCGCGACGCTGACGATTGGCGTGGGACGTAACCCAAGCGCGACGCCGCGCGTGGGGACGTTCTTCGTCGCCGGGCAGGTGGTGACGGTGACGCAGGCCGGGTCGAGCGGGCCGGGTGCGCCCATTGGCTCGACGATGGCGATGTTTCGTCCATCGAACGGCTATATGTACCTGAAGAACCGACTGATTTCCGACTTTGCGGACAACGACTTTTTCTATGGGTTGGCCGGAGATGCGCCGCTGGCGGGAGACTGGGATGGGGACGGGATCGACACGCCGGGGATTTACCGGAATGTGAATGGGGTGATGACGTTTTTCCTGATCAACAACAACACGGGCGGGTTTGCGGATGTGTCGTTTGGGTTTGGGCAGCCTGGGGATGTGCCGCTGGCGGGAGACTGGGACGGGAACGGGACGGTGACGTGCGGGGTGTATCGTCCTGGCGCACAGACGTTTTTCCTGCGGAACACGAACACGGCGGGGAGTCCCGACCTGGCCGTGGTGATCAGTGGGGGACAGGCGAATGACCTTCCGGTGGCCGGCCGGTGGACGGTGGGGAGTTCGGTGACGGGGCTGGGGTTGTACCGGCCGAGTACGGGGCAGTTTTTGCTGAAGAACGCAAACGTGAGTGGGGCGCCGGACGCGACGTTTGCGGTGACGACGAGCGGGACGGTGGTCGGTCCGGTGGCCGGGGACTGGCTGCGGCAGGGTTTTGCGGCGGTGGGTGTGGTGGTAAATCTGGGAGGGACGATCCAGTTTCAGCTACGGACGACGAACACGAGCGGGGCGCCGGAGATTCGGGTGAACTACGGTGTGCCTGGGGATGTGCCGCTGATCGGGAACTGGGACGGGCAACCCAAACCGCCGCCGGTGTCGGTGCCGTGA
- the fahA gene encoding fumarylacetoacetase produces MTLDATHDAHRQSWVETANAPDTDFPLQNLPFGRFSDATQATPRIGVAIGDQVLDLTRLADALPPSEAATAQVGFQVCATGDLSELCALPPAAVTALRGWLSNALWDGSPDADLWRTRLSPFFVPQAEATLHRPLDFKNYTDFYASVFHATNVGAMFRPENPLLPNYKYVPIGYHGRASSVVASGTPIGRPQGQLRPNPEAPPVFGPSRLLDYELEVGIIVGQGNRLGEPIPVARADEHIFGLCLLNDWSARDIQAWEYQPLGPFLSKSFATSVSPWIVTRDALAPFRCAAFARPEGDPAPLEYLFDAADQSGGGFEVTLEVELTTAVMREAGFPPAQLSQSRLSSLYWTPAQMLAHHTSNGCNLQPGDLLGSGTVSGPTKEARGCLLELTWRGAEPLTLPSGETRRFLEDGDEVTFRGFCHRAGFRRIGFGECRGRIVASR; encoded by the coding sequence ATGACGCTCGATGCAACGCATGATGCCCACCGCCAGAGTTGGGTTGAGACGGCCAATGCGCCGGACACGGACTTTCCCCTTCAGAACTTACCCTTTGGACGCTTTTCAGACGCCACCCAGGCGACGCCCCGGATTGGGGTTGCCATCGGCGACCAAGTGCTCGATCTGACGCGGCTGGCGGACGCGCTGCCCCCGTCCGAAGCGGCAACCGCGCAGGTCGGTTTCCAGGTGTGCGCGACTGGTGACCTGTCTGAACTCTGCGCGCTGCCGCCGGCCGCGGTGACGGCGCTGCGGGGCTGGCTGTCGAATGCGTTGTGGGATGGTTCACCTGACGCCGACCTTTGGCGCACGCGCCTATCCCCGTTCTTCGTGCCGCAGGCGGAGGCAACCCTGCACCGGCCGCTGGATTTCAAAAACTACACGGATTTTTACGCCTCGGTTTTTCACGCCACGAATGTGGGCGCGATGTTTCGTCCTGAAAACCCGCTCCTGCCCAACTACAAGTACGTTCCAATTGGCTATCACGGGCGGGCGTCGTCGGTGGTGGCGAGTGGCACGCCGATTGGCCGTCCACAGGGGCAGCTCCGTCCCAACCCGGAGGCGCCACCGGTGTTTGGCCCGTCGCGTTTGCTCGATTATGAGCTGGAAGTTGGGATCATTGTCGGGCAGGGCAATCGGTTGGGCGAACCCATCCCGGTTGCGCGTGCGGATGAGCATATTTTTGGGCTGTGCCTGCTCAATGACTGGTCGGCGCGGGACATTCAGGCATGGGAATACCAACCCCTGGGGCCGTTTCTGTCCAAAAGTTTTGCCACCAGCGTATCGCCCTGGATTGTCACGCGGGATGCGTTAGCGCCGTTTCGCTGCGCGGCATTTGCGCGGCCGGAAGGCGATCCGGCCCCGCTCGAATACCTGTTTGACGCGGCCGACCAGTCCGGCGGCGGCTTTGAGGTAACGCTGGAAGTCGAACTCACGACGGCTGTGATGCGGGAGGCTGGATTCCCGCCGGCGCAGTTGAGCCAGAGTCGGTTATCCAGTCTGTACTGGACGCCGGCCCAAATGCTTGCCCACCATACGAGCAACGGCTGCAACCTGCAACCAGGTGATCTGCTGGGCAGTGGGACGGTGTCGGGGCCGACGAAAGAGGCACGTGGGTGCTTGTTGGAATTGACGTGGCGTGGTGCCGAGCCGCTGACGCTGCCATCCGGGGAGACGCGCCGGTTTCTGGAGGATGGCGACGAAGTTACCTTCCGCGGCTTTTGCCATCGAGCAGGTTTTCGCCGGATCGGCTTTGGCGAATGTCGTGGGCGAATCGTGGCAAGCAGGTAG